The following are encoded together in the Cohaesibacter gelatinilyticus genome:
- a CDS encoding cold-shock protein: protein MTTGTVKWFNPTKGYGFIEPSEGGKDAFVHISAVERSGLTTLNEGQTVEFEMVEGRNGKANADNIKVIS, encoded by the coding sequence ATGACAACCGGAACTGTAAAGTGGTTCAACCCAACCAAGGGCTATGGCTTTATCGAGCCATCCGAGGGAGGCAAAGATGCCTTTGTCCATATTTCTGCGGTTGAACGTTCTGGTCTGACGACCCTGAATGAAGGGCAAACCGTTGAATTCGAAATGGTTGAAGGTCGGAATGGCAAGGCTAATGCTGACAATATTAAGGTTATTTCCTAG
- a CDS encoding cobalt-precorrin-6A reductase — MTRILLLGGTTEARELEAKLTEFSEFEVIVSLAGRTQAARSGTSLNPTDATRHIGGFGGVEGLKHFLVQEDINIILDATHPFANQISWNVVAANEELALPILRIERSAWQWQAGDKWVRSPDLTHAVDALTSGKRYLLAIGRQEAHQFARRGDCWFLSRSIEALPTEYQIPNGQQILYQPDGDLDAECDLLAKYSLDGVICKNSGGESGYAKILAARELGLIVHIIERPNSPDQTSVDNIDTALLWISNQSVDKTA; from the coding sequence ATGACGCGGATATTGTTACTGGGCGGCACAACAGAAGCCCGAGAACTAGAAGCCAAACTGACGGAGTTTTCCGAGTTTGAGGTAATTGTATCACTTGCCGGGCGAACGCAAGCAGCCCGTTCCGGAACATCCCTCAATCCAACAGATGCCACTCGCCATATTGGTGGCTTTGGCGGAGTTGAGGGACTGAAACACTTTCTAGTGCAAGAAGACATCAACATCATTCTGGATGCCACTCATCCCTTTGCCAATCAGATCAGCTGGAATGTTGTTGCCGCCAATGAGGAATTGGCGCTTCCTATTCTACGCATTGAGCGCTCCGCCTGGCAGTGGCAAGCGGGTGACAAATGGGTCCGCTCCCCTGACCTCACTCATGCTGTCGATGCCCTAACCTCAGGAAAACGCTATTTGCTGGCAATTGGTCGACAGGAAGCCCATCAGTTTGCGAGGCGCGGTGATTGCTGGTTTTTGAGCCGTTCCATCGAAGCGCTTCCCACTGAATATCAAATCCCAAATGGACAGCAGATATTATATCAGCCTGACGGCGATCTGGATGCAGAATGCGATCTTTTGGCCAAATATTCTCTAGACGGAGTTATTTGCAAGAATTCAGGCGGAGAATCAGGGTATGCGAAAATATTGGCCGCCCGGGAATTGGGGTTGATTGTCCATATTATTGAACGACCTAACAGTCCCGACCAAACTTCGGTCGACAATATAGATACAGCATTACTTTGGATTTCCAATCAATCTGTAGACAAAACTGCCTAA
- a CDS encoding cobyrinate a,c-diamide synthase, which yields MTDLAPNGLILAAASSNSGKTMLSLGLQRLLVRNDIGVAPAKCGPDYIDPAFHKAASHKTSINLDPWAMIPEELCTRAFNHAGGADIFFCEGVMGLFDGAAGGQGSTASLAKILNLPVILVLDVKGQAQTSAALIYGLKAYDPDLQIAGVILNRVGSVHHESLLREAIEVLDIPVIGAVRNNPDLEMPSRHLGLVQADEYADLNARIDRISDHIEPNIDLKRLIDLAQPLNAPDVSAVQKPGMLQPLGQHIAIAKDAAFTFIYPHVLSDWQDQGAEISFFSPLNDEEPHPDADAIYLPGGYPELHLEQLAAAYQFKMSMREAASNNTRIFGECGGFMVLGKEIIGKDSKVEDMLNLLPITTSFSNPKLNLGYRILNHDQLLPWAPGLVAHEFHYANITWQGKAESLFHATNASGKELAPMGLRIGSVMGSFAHIIGAKG from the coding sequence ATGACCGATCTTGCACCCAACGGACTGATACTGGCGGCAGCCAGCTCCAATTCTGGCAAAACCATGCTGTCTTTGGGTCTGCAAAGATTGTTGGTTCGAAATGATATAGGCGTTGCTCCTGCCAAATGCGGTCCAGACTATATTGATCCGGCGTTTCACAAGGCAGCAAGTCACAAAACCTCCATCAATCTTGACCCTTGGGCCATGATCCCAGAAGAGCTTTGCACACGCGCATTCAATCATGCGGGTGGTGCTGATATCTTCTTTTGCGAAGGGGTCATGGGGCTGTTTGATGGCGCAGCTGGGGGTCAAGGCTCAACGGCATCTCTCGCCAAGATACTGAATTTGCCAGTCATTCTGGTACTGGATGTAAAAGGGCAGGCGCAAACATCCGCTGCTTTGATTTATGGCCTGAAAGCTTATGATCCTGATTTGCAGATTGCCGGGGTCATTCTGAACCGGGTTGGGTCCGTTCACCATGAGAGCCTGCTGAGAGAAGCAATTGAGGTCCTTGATATTCCCGTTATCGGAGCGGTACGGAACAATCCGGATTTGGAAATGCCTTCAAGACATCTGGGTCTGGTGCAAGCTGATGAATATGCTGACTTGAATGCTCGGATTGATCGGATTTCGGACCATATCGAGCCCAATATTGATCTGAAGCGATTGATTGATCTGGCGCAGCCACTGAATGCACCTGATGTTTCTGCTGTCCAAAAACCGGGTATGTTGCAACCGTTAGGGCAACATATTGCGATTGCAAAGGACGCAGCCTTTACATTTATCTATCCGCATGTCCTGAGTGACTGGCAGGATCAAGGTGCTGAAATATCGTTCTTTTCTCCGTTAAATGATGAGGAGCCGCATCCAGATGCCGACGCAATCTATCTTCCAGGTGGCTATCCTGAGCTGCATCTTGAGCAACTGGCGGCGGCATATCAGTTCAAAATGTCCATGCGAGAGGCGGCAAGCAACAACACACGCATTTTCGGTGAATGCGGTGGCTTTATGGTGTTGGGTAAGGAAATAATTGGCAAAGATAGTAAGGTAGAGGATATGTTAAACTTGCTGCCAATCACTACAAGTTTTTCTAACCCAAAATTAAATTTGGGTTATCGTATACTCAATCATGACCAACTTCTTCCTTGGGCTCCCGGCCTCGTTGCTCATGAATTCCACTATGCCAATATCACCTGGCAGGGGAAAGCAGAGAGCCTCTTTCATGCAACCAACGCTTCCGGTAAGGAACTTGCGCCCATGGGGCTAAGAATTGGGTCGGTCATGGGATCCTTTGCTCATATTATCGGTGCAAAAGGTTAA
- the cobA gene encoding uroporphyrinogen-III C-methyltransferase has protein sequence MSHSVNPGPFADLLFAGLPDFEPGHVWLVGAGPGDRGLMTLHAVNALRQADVIVYDALIDEDSLAFAKPDVETEFAGKRGGRPSPKQNDITLRLIELAKQGKRVLRLKGGDPFIFGRGGEEALALVAADVPFRVVPGITAGIGGLCYAGIPATHRDINQSVTFLTGHDQTGSMPTALDWDAIAKGSQVIVMYMAMKHLESITEKLLKAGRPEDQGAAIVCNATTARQQVLISTLGKIAQEARESDLQPPALVVIGDVVKLHDGLDWLGVHQAGKKLNPDPLG, from the coding sequence ATGTCACACTCCGTAAATCCTGGTCCCTTCGCAGACTTGCTCTTTGCTGGATTGCCTGATTTCGAGCCTGGCCATGTCTGGCTTGTGGGGGCAGGGCCTGGAGATCGCGGTCTCATGACACTGCATGCTGTCAATGCGCTGCGTCAGGCGGATGTCATTGTTTATGATGCGTTGATTGATGAGGACAGTCTGGCATTTGCAAAGCCCGATGTTGAAACGGAATTTGCTGGCAAGCGCGGTGGCCGACCATCACCGAAGCAGAATGACATCACCTTGCGCCTGATCGAACTGGCAAAGCAGGGCAAACGTGTGCTGCGCCTTAAAGGCGGCGACCCATTCATCTTTGGTCGTGGTGGAGAAGAGGCGCTTGCATTGGTCGCTGCTGATGTGCCGTTTCGCGTCGTACCGGGCATTACAGCGGGGATTGGTGGGCTTTGCTATGCTGGCATTCCGGCTACACATCGTGACATCAATCAGTCGGTGACATTCCTGACGGGACATGACCAGACAGGCTCCATGCCAACTGCACTGGATTGGGATGCAATAGCCAAAGGATCCCAAGTGATTGTCATGTATATGGCCATGAAGCACTTGGAGAGCATAACGGAGAAATTGCTCAAGGCGGGGCGCCCCGAGGATCAAGGGGCAGCTATTGTCTGCAATGCCACGACAGCTCGTCAGCAGGTGTTGATATCAACACTGGGAAAGATTGCGCAGGAAGCGCGAGAAAGTGACCTGCAGCCCCCAGCGTTGGTGGTGATTGGCGATGTGGTCAAGCTTCATGATGGTCTCGATTGGCTCGGAGTTCATCAAGCCGGCAAAAAACTCAATCCCGATCCGTTGGGATAA
- a CDS encoding IS481 family transposase, with translation MLHSTDKIIKHKAGLLNLAEELGNVSKACQMMGYSRDTFYRYKNAVDEGGAEALLEKTRCKPNTANRVDAVTEEAVIKSALNFPAYGQARTSNELRKQGVFVSPSGVRSIWLRHELANFKDRLKALEAKVAEDGIILTEAQVQALEKKKHDDEACGEVETAHPGYLGSQDTFYVGTIKGVGRVYQQTYIDTYCKVAHAKLYTTKTPITGADLLNDKMLPFYEEHDLPVLRIQTDRGTEFCGKPDKHDYQLFIAINDIDHTKTKVKHPQTNGICERFHKTILQEFYQITFRKNLYQSIEQLQADLDVWLHHYNTERTHQGKMCCGRTPMETMIDGKKIWNEKFVDQI, from the coding sequence ATGTTGCATTCTACCGACAAGATTATCAAACACAAAGCCGGTCTTTTGAATTTGGCCGAAGAGCTTGGCAATGTCTCGAAAGCCTGTCAGATGATGGGCTATTCGCGCGATACTTTCTACCGCTACAAGAATGCCGTCGATGAAGGCGGTGCCGAAGCGCTGCTCGAGAAAACACGTTGCAAGCCTAACACGGCCAACCGGGTTGATGCGGTCACGGAAGAAGCCGTCATCAAATCGGCCCTGAACTTTCCTGCCTATGGTCAGGCCCGCACGTCCAACGAGTTGCGCAAGCAGGGAGTGTTTGTCTCGCCCTCTGGTGTTCGATCCATCTGGCTGCGGCACGAACTTGCCAACTTCAAGGATCGACTGAAAGCATTGGAGGCCAAGGTTGCCGAAGATGGCATCATCCTAACCGAGGCACAGGTTCAGGCTCTTGAGAAGAAAAAGCATGATGATGAGGCCTGTGGCGAGGTGGAAACAGCCCATCCCGGCTATCTCGGCAGTCAGGATACCTTCTATGTCGGCACCATCAAGGGAGTTGGTCGGGTCTATCAGCAGACCTATATCGATACCTATTGCAAGGTCGCCCATGCCAAGCTCTATACCACCAAGACACCGATTACCGGAGCTGATCTACTCAATGACAAGATGCTGCCTTTCTATGAAGAACATGATCTTCCAGTGCTGCGTATCCAGACTGATAGAGGGACTGAATTCTGTGGTAAACCAGACAAGCATGATTACCAGTTGTTCATCGCAATCAATGACATTGATCACACCAAAACCAAGGTCAAGCATCCCCAGACCAACGGTATCTGCGAGCGGTTCCACAAGACCATCCTGCAGGAATTTTATCAGATCACGTTCCGCAAGAACCTTTATCAGAGCATCGAACAGCTTCAGGCTGATCTGGATGTTTGGCTCCATCATTACAACACAGAGCGCACTCATCAGGGCAAAATGTGTTGCGGCAGAACACCGATGGAAACTATGATTGATGGAAAGAAGATCTGGAATGAAAAATTCGTAGATCAAATCTGA
- a CDS encoding cobalt-precorrin-5B (C(1))-methyltransferase — protein sequence MTRDVPQSGKNLPLKRGWTTGACATAATKAALTALISGQFPDPVQITLPKGQEPAFPLAMEALGDNSAIVGIIKDAGDDPDVTHGAMIRAEVQFGETGQGIIFKAGKGVGTVTKPGLPIEVGNAAINPVPRQLMSNVVEELCKAHGLKPDVTITISVPTGEQLAKKTWNPRLGILGGISILGTTGIVVPFSCAAWIHSIHRGIDVARATGQTHVAGCTGSTSEKKVRGLYDLPESAMLDMGDFAGGMLKYLRRNPVEHVTIGGGFAKLCKLAQGHMDLHSGRSQVDFDWLAEQLAVLNADDEFIEVTRTANTALAVLRMANEKSLPIADHVAKLAHDQAKNMLKGADIHLDIVVVGRGGELLARYEPG from the coding sequence ATGACTCGTGATGTGCCGCAAAGTGGAAAAAATTTACCTCTAAAACGAGGTTGGACGACAGGGGCTTGCGCCACTGCCGCAACGAAGGCTGCTTTAACGGCACTCATCAGCGGTCAATTTCCCGATCCGGTCCAAATTACTCTGCCCAAAGGCCAGGAACCAGCCTTCCCTTTAGCTATGGAGGCACTTGGGGACAATTCTGCGATCGTCGGCATCATCAAGGATGCCGGTGATGACCCAGATGTCACCCATGGGGCAATGATCAGGGCCGAAGTACAATTTGGCGAAACAGGACAAGGCATAATCTTCAAAGCAGGCAAAGGCGTTGGCACAGTCACCAAACCCGGCTTGCCTATAGAGGTCGGCAACGCCGCCATCAATCCCGTCCCCCGTCAATTGATGAGCAACGTGGTTGAAGAGCTTTGTAAAGCGCATGGATTGAAACCTGATGTAACCATCACGATATCGGTTCCAACGGGTGAGCAACTGGCCAAGAAAACGTGGAACCCAAGGCTTGGAATTCTGGGTGGCATCTCCATTCTTGGCACGACTGGTATTGTCGTTCCTTTCTCGTGTGCAGCATGGATTCATTCCATTCACCGCGGCATTGATGTTGCCCGTGCAACCGGTCAGACCCATGTTGCGGGCTGCACTGGCTCAACTTCAGAAAAGAAGGTCCGCGGGCTTTATGATCTACCAGAAAGTGCCATGCTGGATATGGGCGATTTTGCGGGTGGCATGCTGAAATATCTGCGCCGCAATCCAGTCGAGCACGTGACCATCGGCGGTGGCTTCGCCAAATTATGCAAACTGGCGCAGGGCCATATGGATCTGCATTCCGGTCGTTCTCAAGTGGATTTCGATTGGCTCGCAGAGCAATTGGCCGTTTTGAATGCCGATGATGAGTTCATCGAAGTAACGCGTACCGCCAACACTGCATTGGCAGTCCTTCGCATGGCCAATGAGAAATCTCTCCCCATTGCTGACCATGTAGCCAAGCTGGCCCATGATCAGGCCAAGAACATGTTGAAGGGAGCGGATATTCATCTCGACATTGTCGTGGTCGGACGCGGTGGCGAGTTACTCGCTCGCTACGAACCGGGCTAA